The Oxalobacteraceae bacterium OTU3CINTB1 genome includes a window with the following:
- a CDS encoding manganese catalase family protein: protein MFAHNKRLQYTVRVGETNPGLANLMLEQFGGPQGELAAAMRYFTQAVAEDDPGRRDMLYDIATEELSHLEVIGNIVVMLNKGSKAELAEGVDQAGELYRKISGAGNDSHVTQVLYGAGAPLTNSGGVPWTAAYIDTIGEPTADLRSNIAAEARAKIVYERLINLTDDPGVKEALGFLMTREIAHQKSFEKALYAIQPNFPPGKLPGQPAFTSVYFNMSQGGPEVQGPWNEGGDWTVVSDRDRQMAVDGGDGLATVQVTNEERALLDQMAVRTMSDPETEPLTGAELGMGIGQNIAGKNSSSAH, encoded by the coding sequence ATGTTTGCCCACAACAAAAGGCTGCAATACACGGTGCGCGTCGGTGAAACCAATCCCGGCCTGGCCAATCTGATGCTGGAACAATTCGGCGGACCGCAAGGCGAGCTGGCCGCCGCCATGCGCTACTTCACGCAGGCGGTCGCCGAGGACGATCCCGGCCGGCGCGACATGCTCTACGATATCGCCACCGAGGAGCTCAGCCACCTGGAGGTCATCGGTAATATCGTCGTCATGCTCAACAAGGGCTCCAAGGCCGAACTGGCCGAGGGCGTCGACCAGGCCGGCGAGCTGTATCGCAAGATCAGCGGCGCCGGCAACGACAGCCATGTGACGCAGGTGCTGTACGGCGCCGGCGCGCCGCTGACCAACTCGGGCGGCGTGCCGTGGACGGCGGCCTATATCGACACCATCGGCGAGCCGACGGCCGACCTGCGTTCGAACATCGCCGCCGAGGCGCGCGCCAAAATCGTCTACGAGCGGCTCATCAACCTGACCGACGATCCCGGCGTCAAGGAGGCGCTGGGCTTCCTGATGACGCGCGAGATCGCCCACCAGAAGTCGTTCGAGAAGGCGCTGTACGCGATCCAGCCCAACTTCCCGCCGGGGAAACTGCCGGGCCAGCCCGCCTTCACCAGCGTCTACTTCAACATGTCCCAGGGCGGACCGGAGGTGCAAGGGCCGTGGAACGAAGGCGGCGACTGGACCGTCGTTAGCGACCGCGACCGGCAAATGGCGGTCGATGGCGGCGACGGCCTGGCGACGGTCCAGGTCACCAACGAGGAGCGCGCGCTGCTCGACCAGATGGCGGTGCGCACCATGTCCGACCCCGAGACCGAGCCGCTGACAGGCGCCGAGCTGGGCATGGGCATCGGCCAGAACATCGCCGGCAAGAACAGCTCGTCCGCGCACTAG
- a CDS encoding amino acid permease, with amino-acid sequence MADNNNELKRGLKSRHIQLIALGGAIGTGLFLGIAQTIQMAGPSVLLGYGVAGIIAFFIMRQLGEMVVDEPVAGSFSHFADKYCGNMAGFLSGWNYWVLYVLVSMAELSAVGIYVQYWWPGIPTWVSALAFFVIINGISLANVKAFGEMEFWFAIIKVVAIVGMIGFGGYLLLSGEAGPQATIANLWQHGGFFPNGFGGLVMAMAVIMFSFGGLELIGITAAEADDPTRTIPKATNQAIYRILIFYIGALGILLSLYPWQKVVSGGSPFVLIFQALNSNMVAHVLNAVVLTAALSVYNSCVYANTRMLYGLAKQGNAPRVLLTVNRRGVPLAALGVSALATAICVAVNYFMPGKAFGFLMGLVVSALIINWAMISWIHLRFRAQKKMEGKTTLFRSLGYPLTNYLCLAFLAGILVVMYLTPDLQLSVYLIPVWLIALSAGYWLRQRQL; translated from the coding sequence GTGGCCGATAATAATAATGAACTCAAACGTGGCCTGAAAAGCCGCCACATCCAGCTGATCGCGCTGGGCGGCGCCATCGGCACCGGACTTTTCCTCGGCATCGCGCAGACGATACAGATGGCCGGGCCGTCGGTGCTGCTGGGTTACGGCGTGGCCGGCATCATCGCCTTCTTTATCATGCGCCAGCTCGGCGAGATGGTGGTCGACGAGCCGGTGGCCGGCTCGTTCAGCCACTTCGCCGACAAATACTGCGGCAACATGGCGGGCTTCCTGTCGGGCTGGAACTACTGGGTGCTGTATGTGCTCGTCAGCATGGCCGAACTGTCGGCGGTCGGCATCTATGTCCAGTACTGGTGGCCGGGCATACCGACCTGGGTCTCGGCGCTGGCGTTCTTCGTCATCATCAACGGCATCAGCCTGGCCAACGTCAAGGCCTTCGGCGAGATGGAATTCTGGTTCGCCATCATCAAGGTGGTGGCCATCGTCGGCATGATCGGTTTCGGCGGCTACCTGCTGCTGTCGGGCGAGGCCGGCCCGCAGGCCACCATCGCCAATCTGTGGCAGCACGGCGGGTTCTTCCCCAACGGCTTCGGCGGCCTGGTGATGGCCATGGCCGTCATCATGTTCTCGTTCGGCGGCCTGGAACTGATCGGCATCACCGCCGCCGAGGCCGACGACCCGACCCGCACCATTCCGAAGGCCACCAACCAGGCCATCTACCGCATCCTGATCTTCTACATCGGCGCGCTGGGCATCCTGCTGTCGCTGTACCCGTGGCAAAAAGTCGTCAGCGGCGGCAGCCCGTTCGTGCTGATCTTTCAGGCGCTCAACAGCAATATGGTGGCGCACGTGCTCAACGCCGTGGTGCTGACGGCCGCGCTGTCGGTGTACAACAGCTGCGTCTACGCCAACACCCGCATGCTGTACGGCCTGGCGAAGCAAGGCAACGCGCCGCGCGTGCTGCTGACCGTGAACCGGCGCGGCGTGCCGCTGGCGGCGCTGGGCGTGTCGGCGCTGGCGACCGCCATCTGCGTGGCCGTCAATTACTTCATGCCGGGCAAGGCGTTCGGCTTCCTGATGGGGCTGGTGGTGTCGGCGCTGATCATCAACTGGGCCATGATCAGCTGGATCCATCTGCGCTTCCGCGCGCAAAAGAAAATGGAGGGCAAGACCACGCTGTTCCGCAGCCTGGGCTACCCGCTGACCAACTACCTGTGCCTGGCCTTCCTGGCCGGCATCCTGGTGGTCATGTACCTGACGCCGGACCTGCAACTGTCGGTGTATCTGATCCCTGTGTGGCTGATCGCGCTCAGCGCCGGCTACTGGTTGCGCCAGCGCCAGCTTTAA
- a CDS encoding cyanophycinase: protein MSIFVRAVRRVGLGVLIALAVAPLGSLAQAADAAKTAPKGSLVIAGGAVRGDNAAIWQRVVQLAGGPGARIAVLPSASANPARAGAYLVAGLKQYGAEGFVVPLAVRMKDRDYKRDAEDETLARSIREAGGVYFSGGDQALITQALVRPDGTRTAVLQAIWDVYERGGVIAGTSAGAAIMSSTMFYEAKTVFGTLSEGVNGRELTAGLGFIGDEIFVDQHLLARGRFARMLPAMLKKGYKLGIGIDENSAVIITGRRQVEVVGYQGALLVDLTQAKVDKAVKDFNLSNARLSYLDRDDRYDLATGIYTPSADKVEGKVDPEKPYLKEPVYSTEVLGHNTILILMSKLVDNSETQAIGIAIAGPLDPRQDLGFEFKLTRDAGTTGYSSATMDAYTVLNMRLDVRPLQITRPWYK from the coding sequence ATGTCGATTTTCGTTCGCGCGGTGCGCCGCGTCGGCTTGGGGGTATTGATCGCGCTGGCGGTGGCGCCTTTGGGGAGCCTGGCGCAGGCCGCCGACGCCGCAAAAACCGCGCCGAAAGGGTCGCTGGTCATCGCCGGCGGCGCGGTGCGCGGGGATAACGCGGCCATCTGGCAGCGCGTGGTGCAACTGGCCGGGGGTCCCGGCGCGCGCATCGCCGTGCTGCCGAGTGCCTCGGCCAATCCGGCGCGGGCCGGCGCCTATCTTGTGGCCGGATTGAAGCAATACGGCGCCGAAGGCTTTGTCGTGCCGCTGGCCGTGCGGATGAAAGACCGCGACTACAAACGCGACGCCGAGGACGAAACCCTGGCGCGCTCGATCCGCGAAGCGGGCGGCGTCTACTTCTCCGGCGGCGACCAGGCCTTGATCACGCAGGCGCTGGTGCGTCCCGACGGCACGCGCACGGCGGTGCTGCAGGCGATCTGGGATGTGTATGAGCGCGGCGGCGTGATCGCCGGCACCAGCGCCGGCGCGGCCATCATGAGCAGCACCATGTTTTACGAGGCCAAGACCGTGTTCGGCACCTTGAGCGAAGGCGTCAACGGGCGCGAGCTGACCGCCGGCCTGGGGTTTATCGGCGACGAGATCTTCGTCGACCAGCACCTGCTGGCGCGCGGACGCTTCGCGCGCATGCTGCCGGCGATGCTGAAGAAGGGCTATAAGCTGGGCATCGGCATCGATGAAAACTCCGCCGTCATCATCACCGGACGGCGCCAGGTGGAGGTGGTCGGCTACCAGGGGGCGCTGCTGGTCGATCTGACGCAGGCCAAGGTCGACAAGGCGGTCAAGGACTTCAACCTGTCCAACGCGCGGCTCAGCTACCTGGACCGCGACGACCGCTACGACCTGGCCACGGGCATCTATACGCCGTCCGCCGACAAGGTCGAGGGCAAGGTCGATCCGGAGAAGCCGTATTTGAAGGAGCCGGTGTATTCGACCGAAGTCCTGGGCCACAACACCATCCTGATCCTGATGTCCAAGCTGGTCGACAACAGCGAGACGCAGGCGATCGGCATCGCCATCGCCGGCCCGCTGGATCCGCGCCAGGACCTCGGCTTCGAGTTCAAGCTGACGCGCGACGCCGGCACCACCGGCTACAGCTCGGCCACGATGGACGCCTACACCGTTTTGAATATGCGGCTCGACGTCAGGCCATTGCAGATCACCCGGCCCTGGTACAAGTAA
- a CDS encoding GH92 family glycosyl hydrolase, whose amino-acid sequence MNATTLLPAGALVLSLLFPSLSEAQTAPGTPAAAVNVFIGTGGDGHTFPGAARPFGMIQLSPDTQVRPFRQSYPWAAGYRYEDDSILGFSHTHFSGSGHSDLGDVLLMPYSGETKLEPGYPERPFSGYRSRFSHKDERAEPGYYAVKLLDNEVDVELTASERVGLHRYRYAPGAQAKVILDLRSSIYDYKAKNLWSRLRVRDDKLITGMRETRGWAAGRQLYFAIAFSQPLTARALRNMESDIEYKGFAGPGSGPNADPNLKPFVEGKALVGALEFGVPADGKLLVKVAISAVSEEGAIANLAEMPGWDFDAERASASAAWNQALGAVAIEAPAPMKTMVYTALYHSMLAPGLFMDRDGRYRGPDNEVHQADGFRFHSTFSLWDTYRALHPLLTLIQPEQRNVDFVRSLIASQKASPYGILPVWQYHGLETWCMIGYHAVPVIADAYMKGMKGFDAEEALKAMTSSAEYGPYGGLDHYMKLGYVPIDLEPEAASKTVEYAFDDWTIARMAEKMGKQDVAARYYKRALNYRNSFDTKTGFLRAKKSDGKFREPFDPVRSNFGSDYTEGSAWQYSWYSPHDNAGLIKMLGGDAGLQKKIDMMFDAKVDDNVYAHMEDISGLIGHYAHGNEPSHHVAYLYNYAGAPWKTQQRLTQVVASQYNATPQGLSGNDDLGQMSAWLAFTALGFYPVAPGSNEYVIGRPFLDKAVMNLPNGKTFTIRAVGLSADNAYVTGVTLNGKPLAQTFLRHEQIMAGGELVFTMDKEPNKAWGKGAAARPYTQTAY is encoded by the coding sequence ATGAACGCGACTACTTTACTGCCGGCCGGCGCGCTGGTGCTGTCCCTGTTGTTCCCCTCGCTTTCGGAAGCGCAAACAGCCCCAGGCACGCCCGCCGCTGCGGTGAACGTCTTCATCGGCACCGGCGGCGACGGCCACACCTTCCCCGGCGCGGCGCGCCCGTTCGGCATGATCCAATTGAGCCCGGACACGCAAGTGCGACCGTTCCGCCAGAGCTACCCCTGGGCCGCCGGCTATCGCTACGAGGACGACAGCATCCTCGGCTTCTCGCACACGCACTTTTCCGGCAGCGGCCACTCCGACCTGGGCGACGTGCTGCTGATGCCCTACAGCGGCGAGACCAAGCTGGAGCCGGGCTATCCCGAGCGTCCCTTCAGCGGTTACCGTTCGCGCTTCAGCCACAAGGACGAGCGCGCGGAGCCGGGCTACTACGCCGTCAAGCTGCTCGACAACGAGGTCGATGTCGAACTGACCGCTAGCGAGCGCGTGGGCCTGCACCGCTACCGCTACGCGCCCGGCGCGCAGGCCAAGGTGATCCTCGACCTGCGCAGCAGCATCTACGATTACAAGGCCAAGAACCTGTGGTCGCGCCTGCGCGTGCGCGACGACAAACTGATCACCGGCATGCGCGAGACGCGCGGCTGGGCGGCCGGCCGCCAGCTGTACTTCGCGATCGCGTTCTCGCAGCCGCTGACGGCGCGCGCGCTGCGCAACATGGAGTCCGATATCGAATACAAGGGCTTCGCCGGCCCCGGCAGCGGCCCGAATGCCGACCCGAACCTCAAACCCTTCGTCGAAGGCAAGGCGCTGGTCGGCGCGCTCGAATTCGGCGTGCCGGCCGACGGCAAGCTGCTGGTGAAGGTGGCGATATCGGCCGTCAGCGAGGAGGGCGCGATCGCCAACCTGGCCGAGATGCCGGGCTGGGACTTCGACGCCGAACGCGCCAGCGCTTCGGCCGCGTGGAACCAGGCGCTGGGCGCGGTGGCGATCGAGGCGCCGGCGCCTATGAAAACCATGGTCTACACGGCGCTGTACCACAGCATGCTGGCGCCCGGCCTGTTCATGGACCGCGACGGCCGCTATCGCGGGCCGGACAACGAGGTCCACCAGGCCGACGGCTTCCGTTTCCATTCGACCTTCTCGCTGTGGGACACCTACCGCGCGCTGCATCCGCTGCTGACCTTGATCCAGCCGGAGCAGCGCAACGTCGATTTCGTGCGCTCGCTGATCGCCTCGCAGAAGGCCAGCCCATATGGCATCCTGCCGGTGTGGCAGTACCACGGATTGGAGACGTGGTGCATGATCGGCTATCACGCGGTGCCGGTCATCGCCGACGCCTACATGAAGGGGATGAAGGGCTTCGACGCCGAGGAGGCGCTCAAGGCGATGACCAGCAGCGCCGAATACGGCCCCTACGGCGGCCTGGACCATTACATGAAGCTGGGCTACGTGCCGATCGACCTGGAGCCGGAGGCCGCGTCGAAGACGGTCGAGTACGCGTTCGACGACTGGACCATCGCCCGCATGGCGGAGAAAATGGGCAAGCAGGACGTCGCCGCGCGCTACTACAAACGGGCGCTGAACTACCGCAACTCGTTCGACACCAAGACCGGCTTCCTGCGGGCGAAAAAGTCGGACGGCAAGTTCCGCGAGCCGTTCGATCCGGTGCGTTCGAACTTCGGCAGCGATTACACCGAGGGCAGCGCCTGGCAATATTCCTGGTATTCGCCGCACGACAACGCCGGCCTGATCAAGATGCTCGGCGGCGATGCCGGCTTGCAAAAAAAGATCGACATGATGTTCGACGCCAAGGTCGACGACAACGTCTACGCCCACATGGAGGATATCTCCGGCCTGATCGGCCACTACGCGCACGGCAACGAACCTTCGCACCACGTGGCCTATCTGTACAACTACGCCGGCGCGCCGTGGAAGACCCAGCAGCGCCTGACGCAGGTGGTGGCGTCGCAGTACAACGCCACGCCTCAGGGCTTGTCGGGCAACGACGATCTGGGGCAGATGTCGGCCTGGCTGGCCTTCACGGCGCTGGGTTTCTATCCGGTGGCGCCGGGCAGCAACGAGTACGTGATCGGGCGTCCCTTCCTGGACAAGGCGGTGATGAATCTGCCGAACGGCAAGACCTTCACCATCCGCGCCGTCGGCCTGAGCGCCGATAACGCCTATGTCACCGGGGTTACCTTGAACGGCAAGCCGCTGGCGCAGACCTTCCTGCGCCACGAGCAAATCATGGCCGGCGGCGAGCTGGTGTTTACGATGGACAAGGAACCGAACAAGGCGTGGGGCAAGGGCGCGGCCGCGCGGCCGTACACGCAGACCGCGTACTGA
- a CDS encoding PEP-CTERM sorting domain-containing protein, whose product MTATWKSKINAGVAAVTLTLLAAGAAQAETVTYTFTAVVDRVMELHYFQGGYVDSANLEGHHMAVNDRLTGRISFDTSNPSWFFDYGDYSLSTLPTFSLEYSFKSGLNNYASAYAGSADVTNTPDLDSFALGNVNYYPGQAPDLTGGAGLAFDDASGAYLTSTALPASIDTLFPGLVSRIGGGWYRTSDETSVSFWGTLTSIERVQVSAVPEPESALLMLAGLGAIGAALRKRRA is encoded by the coding sequence ATGACGGCGACTTGGAAAAGTAAGATCAATGCGGGCGTGGCTGCGGTAACGCTGACATTGTTGGCTGCGGGCGCGGCGCAAGCCGAAACGGTGACGTACACCTTCACCGCCGTGGTCGACCGGGTGATGGAGCTCCATTACTTTCAGGGAGGCTATGTCGATAGCGCCAATCTGGAGGGACACCATATGGCCGTGAACGATCGGCTGACCGGTCGCATCAGCTTCGACACGTCGAATCCTTCGTGGTTCTTCGATTACGGCGACTACAGCCTGAGCACCCTGCCCACGTTCAGCCTGGAATACAGCTTCAAGTCTGGTCTGAATAACTATGCCAGCGCCTATGCCGGTTCTGCCGACGTGACCAATACACCGGACCTCGACTCGTTCGCCTTGGGTAACGTCAACTACTACCCGGGCCAGGCGCCTGATCTGACCGGGGGCGCGGGGCTGGCTTTCGACGATGCCAGTGGCGCCTACCTTACCTCGACGGCGCTGCCCGCCTCGATCGACACCCTGTTCCCGGGCCTGGTCTCACGGATCGGGGGCGGCTGGTACCGCACCAGCGACGAAACCAGCGTCTCCTTCTGGGGCACGCTCACCTCCATCGAGCGGGTCCAGGTCTCCGCCGTGCCCGAGCCGGAGTCGGCCCTGCTGATGCTTGCAGGCCTGGGGGCGATCGGCGCGGCCCTGCGCAAACGCCGCGCCTGA
- the ppk2 gene encoding polyphosphate kinase 2, which translates to MNEQELLERVHRELTDSYDEELEMELEDREIDPVTKLVIETERSEGAKAARRHYFRELFRLQAELVKLQDWVVHTGHKVVILFEGRDAAGKGGVIKRIVQRLNPRVCRVAALPAPNNRERTQWYFQRYASHLPAAGEIVLFDRSWYNRAGVERVMGFCSDEQYEEFFQTVPEFERMLARSGIQLIKYWFSISDEEQNARFLGRIHDPLKQWKLSPMDLESRRRWEEYTKAKEIMLERTHIPEAPWWVVQGVDKKKARLNCIHHLLGQMPYVEVEHPAIQLPEREYHDDYVRRPVPSEIIVPEIY; encoded by the coding sequence TTGAACGAGCAAGAATTGCTGGAGCGCGTGCACCGCGAGCTCACCGACAGCTACGACGAGGAACTGGAAATGGAGCTGGAGGATCGCGAGATCGATCCGGTCACCAAGCTGGTCATCGAAACGGAACGCAGCGAGGGCGCGAAAGCCGCCCGCCGCCATTACTTCCGCGAACTGTTCCGCCTGCAGGCCGAGCTGGTCAAACTGCAGGACTGGGTGGTCCACACCGGCCACAAGGTGGTGATCCTGTTTGAAGGCCGCGACGCCGCCGGCAAGGGTGGCGTCATCAAGCGCATCGTGCAGCGGCTCAATCCGCGCGTGTGCCGGGTCGCCGCGCTGCCAGCGCCCAACAACCGCGAACGCACGCAGTGGTATTTCCAGCGCTACGCCTCGCACCTGCCGGCCGCCGGCGAGATCGTGCTGTTCGACCGCAGCTGGTACAACCGCGCCGGCGTAGAGCGCGTGATGGGTTTCTGCAGCGACGAGCAATACGAGGAGTTTTTCCAGACCGTGCCGGAGTTCGAGCGCATGCTGGCGCGCTCGGGCATCCAGCTGATCAAGTACTGGTTCTCGATCTCGGACGAGGAACAGAACGCGCGCTTCCTCGGCCGCATCCATGATCCGCTCAAGCAATGGAAACTGAGCCCGATGGACCTGGAATCGCGCCGCCGCTGGGAGGAATACACCAAGGCCAAGGAAATCATGCTCGAGCGCACCCACATTCCGGAGGCGCCATGGTGGGTGGTGCAAGGCGTGGACAAGAAAAAGGCGCGGCTGAACTGCATCCACCACCTGCTGGGACAGATGCCCTACGTTGAAGTCGAGCATCCGGCGATCCAACTGCCGGAGCGCGAGTACCATGACGACTACGTGCGCCGCCCGGTGCCGTCGGAAATCATCGTGCCGGAGATATACTAG
- a CDS encoding 2-dehydropantoate 2-reductase codes for MKVCIVGAGAIGGFIGTRLAAAAACDLSVLARRAALVSLQEHGWRLRQGDVLTTAPARASDDASQLGGQDVVIVAVKGQGLTAVAREIGPLIGPDTVILPAMNGVPWWFGQGVPAIGDQPLASVDPEGTVTAALPYAQVLGCVVHASTSSPEPGLVAHKMGNGLIIGEPDGGDSPRARQLGTLLRGAGFDVTVSDNIRYDIWYKLWGNMTLNPVSALTGATADRILDDPLVAEFCRAAMREAALIGDRIGCHIDETPEQRHEVTRKLGAFKSSMLQDADAGRVLELDALVGAVREIGQRLQLPTPHIDALLGLARLFGRVHGLYPH; via the coding sequence ATGAAAGTATGTATCGTCGGCGCCGGGGCCATTGGCGGTTTCATCGGCACCCGTCTGGCGGCTGCGGCCGCGTGTGATTTAAGTGTGCTGGCGCGCCGCGCAGCACTCGTTTCGTTGCAAGAACACGGCTGGCGGCTGCGCCAGGGCGATGTCCTGACCACGGCGCCGGCCCGCGCCAGCGACGACGCCTCGCAACTCGGGGGCCAGGACGTGGTCATCGTCGCCGTCAAGGGCCAGGGCTTGACGGCCGTCGCGCGCGAGATCGGCCCGCTGATCGGACCGGACACGGTGATCCTGCCGGCCATGAACGGCGTGCCGTGGTGGTTCGGCCAGGGCGTGCCCGCCATCGGCGACCAGCCGCTGGCCAGCGTCGATCCCGAAGGCACGGTCACCGCCGCCCTGCCGTACGCCCAGGTGCTCGGCTGCGTGGTCCACGCCAGCACCTCGTCGCCCGAGCCGGGCCTGGTGGCCCACAAAATGGGCAACGGCCTGATCATCGGCGAACCGGACGGCGGCGATTCGCCGCGCGCCCGCCAGCTCGGCACGCTGCTGCGCGGCGCCGGCTTCGACGTCACCGTCTCCGACAACATCCGCTACGACATCTGGTACAAACTGTGGGGCAACATGACCTTGAACCCGGTGTCGGCCCTCACCGGCGCCACCGCCGACCGCATCCTCGACGATCCGCTGGTGGCCGAGTTCTGCCGCGCGGCCATGCGCGAGGCGGCGCTGATCGGCGACCGCATCGGTTGCCACATCGACGAAACGCCGGAACAGCGCCACGAGGTCACGCGCAAGCTGGGCGCTTTCAAGAGTTCGATGCTGCAGGACGCCGACGCCGGCCGCGTGCTGGAGTTGGATGCGCTGGTGGGCGCGGTGCGGGAAATCGGCCAGCGTCTGCAGCTGCCGACGCCCCACATCGACGCCCTGCTCGGCCTGGCCCGGCTGTTCGGCCGGGTGCACGGACTGTATCCGCACTAA
- a CDS encoding MFS transporter encodes MANTTTLTGVVPEHQTSQGARNINARDGDISPGEIAIGVVIGRASEYFDFFVYAIASALVFPSVFFPYESRLDGTLYAFAIFSLAFIARPLGTVAFMAVQHRFTRETKLMLALMVMGVSTAGIAFLPDYASLGTTSIVILSLLRIGQGIAQGGSWDGLPSLLALNAPEHKRGWYAMLGQLGAPIGFIIAAGLFAYMMGTLSSLDFLDWGWRFPFYVAFAINVVALFARLRLVTTHEYSHLLDERQLEPVSVVELLSKQGRNVLIGALAALASYALFHLVTVFPLSWISLYSPRSVSGFLQVQMVGVVLMTIGIIISGLVADRYGRRRTLGTLAIMIAVFSAAVPSLIDGGEIGQDVFILVGFALLGLSYGQAAGAVTANFEQRFRYTGAALTSDIAWLVGAGFAPLVALGVSAHFGLAYVGLYLLSGAVASLAALSLNRRLDIRN; translated from the coding sequence ATGGCCAACACGACTACATTAACGGGCGTCGTCCCAGAGCATCAAACCAGCCAAGGCGCACGCAACATCAATGCCCGGGATGGGGATATTTCACCAGGCGAAATCGCCATCGGCGTGGTCATCGGCCGCGCCTCCGAATACTTCGACTTCTTCGTCTACGCGATCGCCTCGGCGCTGGTGTTCCCGTCCGTGTTCTTCCCCTACGAGAGCCGCCTTGACGGAACACTATACGCCTTCGCGATTTTCTCGCTAGCATTTATTGCCCGGCCGCTCGGTACTGTGGCGTTTATGGCAGTGCAACACCGGTTCACCCGGGAAACCAAGCTGATGCTCGCGCTGATGGTGATGGGCGTGTCCACCGCCGGCATCGCCTTCCTGCCCGACTACGCGTCGCTGGGCACCACCTCGATCGTCATCCTGTCGCTGCTGCGCATCGGCCAGGGCATCGCCCAGGGCGGCTCGTGGGACGGCCTGCCGTCGCTGCTGGCGCTGAACGCGCCCGAGCACAAGCGCGGCTGGTACGCCATGCTGGGCCAGCTGGGCGCGCCGATCGGCTTCATCATCGCCGCCGGCCTGTTCGCCTACATGATGGGCACGCTCAGTTCGCTGGACTTCCTCGACTGGGGCTGGCGCTTCCCGTTCTATGTGGCCTTCGCCATCAACGTGGTCGCGCTGTTTGCCCGCCTGCGCCTGGTGACCACCCATGAATACTCGCACCTGCTCGACGAGCGCCAGCTGGAACCGGTCAGCGTGGTCGAACTGCTGAGCAAACAGGGCCGCAACGTGCTGATCGGCGCCCTCGCCGCGCTGGCCAGCTATGCGCTGTTCCACCTGGTGACGGTGTTCCCGCTGTCCTGGATCAGCCTGTATTCGCCGCGCTCCGTGTCCGGCTTCCTGCAAGTGCAGATGGTCGGCGTGGTATTGATGACGATCGGCATCATTATTTCGGGCCTGGTGGCCGACCGCTACGGCCGCCGCCGCACCCTGGGCACGCTGGCCATCATGATCGCGGTGTTCAGCGCCGCCGTGCCGTCGCTCATCGACGGTGGCGAGATCGGCCAGGACGTCTTCATCCTGGTGGGCTTCGCGCTGCTGGGCCTGTCGTACGGCCAGGCCGCCGGCGCCGTTACCGCCAACTTCGAGCAGCGCTTCCGCTATACCGGCGCGGCCTTGACGTCGGATATCGCCTGGCTGGTCGGCGCCGGTTTCGCGCCGCTGGTGGCGCTGGGCGTGTCGGCGCACTTCGGCCTGGCGTATGTGGGCCTGTACCTGCTGTCGGGCGCCGTGGCGTCGCTGGCCGCGCTGAGCCTGAACCGCAGGCTGGATATCCGCAACTGA
- the cyoA gene encoding ubiquinol oxidase subunit II, whose amino-acid sequence MIPPIARRGLFLAPLLWLAGCNTVVLNPSGDIAAQQGNLVIVSTLLMLLIIVPVMILICLFAWRYRKANTSAKYEPNWDHSTKLELLIWGAPLLIIIVLGAITWVYTHLLDPYRPLSRLDEHRPIAAGVKPLEIQVVAMDWKWMFIYPEQGIATVNELVTPIDVPVRFKLTSSTVMNAFYVPALAGMIYTMPGMETQLNAVMNKVGVYDGFSSNYSGAGFSQMRFKYHGVNQGDFDAWVAKTKANTGALTRAEFVTLDKPTIKHPIMHFGNVDKGLYDLVLNRCVVEGSVCMNTLMHQDATRIKAAAAVKALDKDVCETDVAATAQPIRKE is encoded by the coding sequence ATGATTCCTCCTATCGCACGTCGTGGGCTATTCCTCGCACCGTTGTTGTGGCTTGCTGGCTGCAACACGGTCGTGTTGAACCCGTCCGGAGATATCGCTGCTCAGCAGGGAAACCTTGTCATTGTTTCCACATTGCTGATGCTGTTGATTATCGTACCCGTTATGATTTTGATCTGTCTGTTCGCTTGGCGCTATAGGAAGGCAAATACTTCCGCCAAATACGAACCGAACTGGGATCACTCGACCAAGCTCGAATTGCTGATCTGGGGCGCGCCGCTGCTGATCATCATCGTGCTGGGCGCCATCACGTGGGTCTACACCCACTTGCTGGACCCGTACCGTCCGCTGAGCCGCCTCGACGAGCACCGTCCGATCGCCGCCGGCGTCAAGCCGCTGGAGATCCAGGTGGTGGCGATGGACTGGAAGTGGATGTTCATCTATCCGGAGCAGGGCATCGCCACCGTCAATGAACTGGTGACCCCGATCGACGTGCCGGTGCGCTTCAAGCTGACCTCGTCGACCGTGATGAACGCGTTCTATGTCCCCGCGCTGGCCGGCATGATCTACACCATGCCCGGCATGGAGACCCAGTTGAACGCGGTGATGAACAAGGTGGGCGTGTACGACGGCTTCTCGTCGAACTACAGCGGCGCCGGCTTCTCGCAGATGCGCTTCAAGTACCACGGCGTGAACCAGGGCGACTTCGACGCCTGGGTCGCCAAGACCAAGGCCAACACCGGTGCGCTCACCCGCGCCGAGTTCGTGACCCTGGACAAGCCGACCATCAAGCATCCGATCATGCACTTCGGCAATGTCGACAAGGGTCTGTACGACCTCGTGCTGAACCGTTGCGTCGTCGAAGGTTCGGTCTGCATGAACACCCTGATGCACCAGGACGCCACACGCATCAAGGCGGCGGCCGCAGTCAAAGCGCTGGACAAAGACGTCTGTGAGACCGACGTTGCCGCCACCGCCCAACCTATCCGTAAAGAATGA